The DNA region GCATCACCCCGACGACGTAGCGGGGGTCGTCGGACGGAGCCATCCCCGCGAAGGTGATCCAGTAGACGTCGCTGTAGTAGCAGCCGCACGCCGGGTTGATCTGCTGGGCGGTGCCCGTCTTGCCCGCGATCTGATATCCCTCGACCGCCGCCTGTGGGCCGGTGCCCTGCTGCACGCCCATCGGGTCGCGCTGCACCACCGAGCGGAACATGTTGCGCACGGTGCGTGCCGTCTCCGGCGACACCACGCGCACGCCTTCGGGCCGGGGTTCCTCGGTGCGCGTGCCATCGGCGGCGATCGTCGCCTTCACGATGCGCGGCGGGACGCGGACACCGTCGTTCGCGATCACCTGGTACATCCCGGCCATCTGCAGCAGGGTCATCGAAAGTCCCTGTCCGATGGGCAGGTTGGAGAACGTGCTGCCGGACCACTGGTCGATCGGCGGAACCAGCCCGGCACTCTCGCCGGGCAGCCCGACACCGGTGCGCTGCCCGAGTCCGAACTTGCGCAGCATCTCGGCGTAGCGCTGTTCACCGACGCGCTGTGCGAGCATCAGCGTTCCGACATTCGACGACTTCCCGAACACCCCTGTGGTGGTGTAGGGCATCACTCCGTGCTTCCACGCGTCGCCGACCGTGACACCACCCATGTTGATCGAGCCCGGCACCTGCAGCACCTCGTCGGGGTTGGACAGCCCGTACTCGATGACCGATGCGGCGGTGACGATCTTGTTCACCGATCCCGGTTCGAACGGTGACGACACCGCCAGGTTGCCCATCTCGCGATTGTCCTGACGGCTGAGATCCTGCGACGGGTCGAACGTGTTGTCGTTCGACATCGCCAACACCTCACCGGTCTTGGCGTCGAGCACAACAGCGGACGCGTTCTTCGCCCCGGAGGCGTCCTTGGCCATCTGCACCTGCTGCTGCACATAGAACTGGATGTCGTCGTCGATGGTGAGCATCACCGACGAGCCGTTCACCGCGTCGTGGCGATTGCGATAGCTGCCCGGGATGACCACGCCGTCCGAACCGCGGTCGTAGGTGACCGAACCGTCGGTTCCGGCCAGCACCGAATCCATCGAATCCTCGAGGCCGAGCAGTCCGTGGCCGTCCCAGTCGATGCCACCGACGATGTTGGCGGCGAGCACTCCGCCGGGGTACTGGCGCAGGTCCTGGCGCTCCGAGCCGACCTCGGGGAACTCGGCGGTGATGGCGTCGGCGATGGTCGGGTCGACGGCACGCGCGAGGTACACGAAGGTCTCGTTGCTGCGCAGCTTCTTGAGCACCGTCGCGCTGTCGGGCTTGTTGCCGAGACGGGTGGCCACCTCGGTCGCGATGTCACGCAGCCGACGGTCCGGGTCGGGGGCCTCGGACGCGGTCACCTCGTTCTTCTCGTACGCCTCCTGCAGTTCCTTACGCACCTTGACAGGTTGGAACGTCAACGCGCGGGCCTCGATGGTGAAGGCCAGCTTGTCGCTGTTGCGGTCGACGATCGCGCCGCGCAGTGCGGCGTCGATGTCGGTCACCTTCAACTGGCTGGCCGCCTCGGCGCGCAAACCTTCAGCGCGTGGCACCTGCAGGGTGAACAGCTGGGCAGCAGCCACCACCAGAAGCAGGAACACCGCCGCATTGCCTGCGCGGTGCCGGAACACGAATGACGCGCTCCGCAAACCGCTTTGGGGTGCCGCCTGGCGGGTGCGCCGGGACCGGGCCGAGCGCTCCGTGCCCGGGGTGCTCTTCGCCGTCTTCGCGACTCTCGCCGACTTCGCCGACTTTTCCGGCGTCGCCGCGGGCTTGCGGCGGCCTGCGTCGCGGCTCATGCCGGCGCGCCCGGAACCGGCAGCGCCGCCGGCGCGAATTCGTCAGGCCCCGGGGGCGGGGCGAGGGCCGGCGGGGCAACGGCCTGATCGGCCGGCGGGGCGACGACCGGCGGGGCGACGACCGCTCCCGGAGCTTCCGGGGGCAGCATCGGGACGGGCCCCGGAGTCGGCGACTGGCCCGAAACCGCATGCGGCACCTCGCCCCCCGGCGCTACCCCGAGGGGTGCCGACGGGACCGCACCCGGCGCGACACCGAGCGGAACCGAAGGTGCCGACGGGACCGCACCCGGTAGGACGAGCTCACCGGTGACCGGCGGCAGCCTCACCGGCACCTCGCGCGGTTCCACCACCCGCGGGGCCGGCGGCGCGGCAGGCACGGGGTCCGGCAGCGGCGCGTTCAACGGCGGCGGCGGAACGCCTTCGGCGGGTTTGGGAGTACCGACCACGATCCAGTTGCCTGCGGCATCCTGCACGAGGTGTGCGGTGTCACGCGACGGGATCATGCCGAGATTCCGGGCGGCCTCCGCGAGCGCCGGCGCAGCCTGAGCCTCGAGCACATCGCGCTCGAGGCCTTCCTTCTGTTGCATCAGAGTCTGATTGACCTGGCGGGCGTTGCCGAGCTGGTAGGACCGTTCGGCGGCATCGGTGGACAGCCACAACGTCACGCCCAGGCCGGTGCCCAGCGCTGCGATGATCAGGACGACGAACGGCACCCGGGCGACGAGCGTGCGCGGATTGAGCTCGAGGGAGGCGATCCTGACCAGGATCCGCTGCCGAAGTGGAGGACGTACCACCTTGGGCGCCTTGGCCTTGCGCGCCTTCGAGCGGGCCTTGGCCTGGCTGGCACTCTTCGGCCGCGCCGGGACGTCCATCGGCCGACGGATCGGGCTGGTCTGCGGCGCCGACCGCTGCGGGCGCGCATCGCGCGTCGGCTTGCGCCGGCGCGGCGGCGCATCGACCATCCGCTTCGTTTCGCGTGCGCTCACGCGCCCGCCGCGCGTCTGCGACTTCTTCTTCGATGCGTTACCGCCGCGTGCGGGCCGCTTTGCCTTCATCGCTACTCTCCCCCAACTCGTTGCAGTGCGCGCAGCCGAACCGGGGCGCTTCGTGGATTACGTTCGATCTCGTCAGACCCTGCACGTTCCGCACCGCGGGTCAGCGCGGTGAATTCCGGCCCCAGCCCGGGCAGTTCGACCGGAAGGCCCGGTGGCGTCCGGGATGCGGTCGCCGCGGCGAAGGCACCCTTGACGATCCGGTCCTCCAGCGACTGATAGGCCATAACGACGATCCGGCCGCCGGGACGCAACGCCGCCAGAGCCGCCGGAACCGCGTCCCGCAGCGACTCCAACTCGGCGTTGACCGCGATGCGCAGTGCCTGGAATGTGCGTTTGGCCGGGTGCCCGCCGGTGCGGCGCGCGGGTGCCGGGATCGCCTGGTAGAGCAACTCGACCAGCTCACCGGTCGTCGAGAACGGCGCATCGGCGCGGCGGCGCACGATGTAGCGGGCGATCCGGCTGGCGAAGCGCTCCTCACCGAACTCGCGGAGCAGACGCGTCAGCGCTTTCTCGTCGAAGGTGTTGAGGATCTCCGCCGCGGTCAGGTCCGCTTCTGAGTCCATCCGCATGTCCAGCGGGGCGTCCGTCGAGTAGGAGAAGCCACGTTCGGGACGGTCGAGTTGCATCGACGACACCCCGAGATCGAGCAGGATTGCGTCGACATGCCCTGCGGGGAACCCATTTTCGGCCAGTGCCTCTGCGATGCCGTCGTAGCGGGTGCGCACCAGCGTGACGCGGTCGCCGAACGGCGCCAGACGCTCACCGGCGATCCGCAACGCATCGGGGTCGCGGTCCAGGCCGATCAGTCGTAAGCCCTCGAACCGGGTCAGGAAACGCTGAGCGTGGCCACCGGCACCGAGGGTGCCGTCCACGAGGACTGCCCCCGTCCCGGCGGAGTCGCGCTGGGTCAGCGCCGGGGCGAGCAACTCGACGCAACGGTCGAGCAGGACCGGGACATGTGGCTCGTCATCCACCATTGCAGCACCCCGAGGGATTGTGGCGGCCCCTGCAGTGAGGTCCCTGCCCGAGTGCGCGGACCTGACGTCGGGGAAGTACGTCAGGGCCGGTTCGGGCAGAGGCCACACTGCACGGGCCTGCGGGCCAGTGGCCAGATCAAAGAATGTCGCCGAGTGCTTCATCGCTGGCCGCGGAGAAGTTCTCTTCGTGTAGCTCCTGGTAGTCGTTCCACGCCTGGGCGTCCCAGATCTCGAGGAAGCCGATCGAACCCGTCACCACACACTCCTTGGTGAGATTCGCGTAGCGACGATGCTCAGCGGAGAGAGTGATGCGTCCTTGAGCGTCCGGGTACTGCTCGTCGGTGCTGGCCGCCAGGTTGCGAAGGTAGGCGCGGGCCTGTGGGTTGCCGCGTTTGGCCTTGGCCGAGATGTCGGCAACCATCTCCTCGAACTCCGCCCGCGGATGAACAGCCAGGCTGTGATCTTGGCTCTTGGTGACCATCAACCCTCCTGCCAGCGCTTCGCGGAATTTGGCGGGCAATGTGAGTCGCCCTTTGTCATCGAGCTTTGGCGTGTAGGTGCCGAAGAACATCTCGCCACCTCGCTCGCGTTTCGCCCCACGGAACCCCGGTCGCTCCGTTGTCCGCCACTTTACCCCACAATCCCCCACTTTGCTCCAAATAATGGGTGGCGTTTCGTCGGCACCCCCACCCACGAGGTCGGATGCACTCGACTGCGGAGGAGCTCCCACCCCTGATGTGCCTCACCGGGACACAAAATGCCAGTTCAGCACCAGCTGAACCGGCAGGACACGCCCTGTGGGGCGCAGTGGGGCAAAAAAGAGGGGCAGCCCTTGCGGACTGCCCCTGCTACCGGAAACCGGCTACTCGTCGAAACGCTTGCGGAAGCGATCTTCCA from Mycobacterium sp. DL includes:
- a CDS encoding penicillin-binding protein 2; protein product: MSRDAGRRKPAATPEKSAKSARVAKTAKSTPGTERSARSRRTRQAAPQSGLRSASFVFRHRAGNAAVFLLLVVAAAQLFTLQVPRAEGLRAEAASQLKVTDIDAALRGAIVDRNSDKLAFTIEARALTFQPVKVRKELQEAYEKNEVTASEAPDPDRRLRDIATEVATRLGNKPDSATVLKKLRSNETFVYLARAVDPTIADAITAEFPEVGSERQDLRQYPGGVLAANIVGGIDWDGHGLLGLEDSMDSVLAGTDGSVTYDRGSDGVVIPGSYRNRHDAVNGSSVMLTIDDDIQFYVQQQVQMAKDASGAKNASAVVLDAKTGEVLAMSNDNTFDPSQDLSRQDNREMGNLAVSSPFEPGSVNKIVTAASVIEYGLSNPDEVLQVPGSINMGGVTVGDAWKHGVMPYTTTGVFGKSSNVGTLMLAQRVGEQRYAEMLRKFGLGQRTGVGLPGESAGLVPPIDQWSGSTFSNLPIGQGLSMTLLQMAGMYQVIANDGVRVPPRIVKATIAADGTRTEEPRPEGVRVVSPETARTVRNMFRSVVQRDPMGVQQGTGPQAAVEGYQIAGKTGTAQQINPACGCYYSDVYWITFAGMAPSDDPRYVVGVMLDAPHRAADGSPGSSGAPLFHNIASWLLQRENVPLSADPGAPLTLQAG
- the rsmH gene encoding 16S rRNA (cytosine(1402)-N(4))-methyltransferase RsmH, which translates into the protein MKHSATFFDLATGPQARAVWPLPEPALTYFPDVRSAHSGRDLTAGAATIPRGAAMVDDEPHVPVLLDRCVELLAPALTQRDSAGTGAVLVDGTLGAGGHAQRFLTRFEGLRLIGLDRDPDALRIAGERLAPFGDRVTLVRTRYDGIAEALAENGFPAGHVDAILLDLGVSSMQLDRPERGFSYSTDAPLDMRMDSEADLTAAEILNTFDEKALTRLLREFGEERFASRIARYIVRRRADAPFSTTGELVELLYQAIPAPARRTGGHPAKRTFQALRIAVNAELESLRDAVPAALAALRPGGRIVVMAYQSLEDRIVKGAFAAATASRTPPGLPVELPGLGPEFTALTRGAERAGSDEIERNPRSAPVRLRALQRVGGE
- a CDS encoding division/cell wall cluster transcriptional repressor MraZ; translated protein: MFFGTYTPKLDDKGRLTLPAKFREALAGGLMVTKSQDHSLAVHPRAEFEEMVADISAKAKRGNPQARAYLRNLAASTDEQYPDAQGRITLSAEHRRYANLTKECVVTGSIGFLEIWDAQAWNDYQELHEENFSAASDEALGDIL